Proteins encoded in a region of the Candidatus Cloacimonadota bacterium genome:
- a CDS encoding ABC transporter ATP-binding protein, producing the protein MPLLELQGVTKNYTKGEQIIPALRGVDLIIEKGDFLSIVGPSGSGKSTLLNIIGCIDTPTDGRVLYNGNDLTTLSDKEKTYYRKENISFIFQSYNLIPVLTTRENVELPLIIEKKFSKKEIQDKAMKIIEIVGLEDMADRFPRELSGGQEQRVAIARALVKNPLVVLADEPTANLDSEMSEDIISVMQKMNEEIHTTFIFSTHDRLVEKHAKRVIILRDGMIAKDERKNHGNA; encoded by the coding sequence CGTAACTAAAAATTACACAAAAGGGGAGCAGATCATTCCTGCACTCCGTGGAGTCGATCTGATTATTGAAAAAGGAGATTTCCTTTCGATAGTCGGTCCATCCGGAAGCGGGAAATCAACGTTGCTTAATATCATAGGGTGTATCGATACACCAACAGATGGAAGAGTGCTGTACAATGGAAATGATCTGACAACACTTTCTGATAAAGAAAAGACCTATTACCGAAAAGAAAATATCTCATTCATCTTTCAATCCTATAACCTGATACCTGTATTGACGACTCGGGAGAACGTGGAACTTCCGCTCATCATCGAAAAGAAGTTCAGCAAAAAAGAGATCCAGGACAAAGCGATGAAGATCATCGAGATCGTTGGACTCGAAGATATGGCTGATCGATTCCCACGCGAACTTTCGGGCGGTCAAGAGCAACGCGTTGCAATTGCACGTGCATTGGTGAAAAATCCGCTTGTAGTACTAGCAGATGAACCCACAGCAAATCTCGATTCTGAAATGTCCGAAGATATCATATCCGTTATGCAGAAAATGAATGAGGAGATACATACCACTTTCATTTTCTCAACTCATGACCGGTTGGTGGAGAAACATGCAAAGCGAGTCATAATCCTTAGAGACGGCATGATAGCAAAAGACGAAAGGAAGAATCATGGCAACGCTTAA
- a CDS encoding ABC transporter permease: MATLNKIAWRNVRRNKRRTFLSALVIAVGLAIYILMNSVMTGMNRANIDNLIDLSTASIKISTEKYHEEKEALPLKYGITNADMLISFIKDQSDVIGVTPRTQFLGQLSNWEDIMPVMGQVINVDTDMTVFGFDKYIIGEFLSNEQDNEIVLGKDLAEEMGVEAGDYITLYALTKFDSRNADEFYITGLLGTTDPNINLNTALISYQTANDFLDLENLVTEVDVAVERRVNFDRFTNDVNDLATTLQQSYPELHIETFEEMAQAFLGITEQKQVFGSIIMLIILAIAAVGIFNSVLMSVYERIREIGVLRAQGFERKEIVKLFLWEGLIIGFFGSIMGVTLGCGVNLYLVIVGFPLDKFAGFQSSGIPYWGVLYGEWNIGAIVFAFCFGLVVALAASYLPSRMASRMEVTKALRFV; encoded by the coding sequence ATGGCAACGCTTAATAAGATCGCATGGCGCAATGTTCGCAGGAACAAGAGACGCACCTTTCTTTCTGCCCTTGTGATCGCTGTCGGACTTGCTATCTATATTTTGATGAATTCAGTTATGACCGGTATGAATCGGGCAAATATCGATAATCTCATTGATCTCAGTACTGCTTCAATAAAGATTTCAACAGAAAAGTATCATGAAGAAAAGGAAGCACTTCCCCTAAAATATGGAATTACAAATGCAGATATGCTGATTTCATTTATAAAAGATCAATCGGATGTCATTGGAGTGACACCGCGAACGCAATTTCTCGGACAACTCTCGAATTGGGAAGACATCATGCCGGTAATGGGGCAGGTCATCAATGTTGATACAGATATGACAGTTTTTGGTTTTGACAAATACATTATTGGGGAATTTCTTTCGAACGAGCAGGATAATGAGATCGTACTCGGAAAAGACCTGGCAGAGGAAATGGGCGTTGAAGCCGGTGACTACATAACACTCTATGCTCTTACCAAATTCGACAGCCGTAATGCTGATGAGTTCTATATTACCGGTTTGCTTGGTACAACTGACCCCAATATCAATCTCAATACTGCTTTGATCAGCTACCAAACCGCAAATGACTTTCTTGATCTTGAAAATCTTGTTACTGAAGTGGATGTTGCAGTTGAGAGACGAGTTAACTTTGATCGGTTTACAAATGATGTGAACGATCTTGCAACGACGCTTCAGCAATCGTATCCTGAACTTCACATCGAAACCTTTGAGGAAATGGCACAGGCGTTTCTCGGAATCACAGAGCAGAAACAAGTTTTTGGATCTATCATTATGCTGATCATCCTGGCAATCGCTGCGGTCGGCATTTTCAATTCAGTTCTCATGAGTGTTTACGAGCGCATCCGGGAGATCGGTGTGCTTCGGGCGCAGGGATTTGAAAGAAAAGAGATCGTTAAACTCTTCCTGTGGGAAGGATTGATCATTGGATTTTTTGGAAGCATCATGGGTGTTACTCTTGGATGTGGTGTGAATCTGTATCTTGTAATTGTAGGTTTTCCATTGGATAAATTTGCTGGTTTCCAGAGCAGCGGCATACCTTATTGGGGAGTTCTTTACGGTGAATGGAATATTGGTGCCATCGTCTTTGCATTCTGTTTTGGTCTTGTCGTTGCACTTGCTGCAAGTTACCTTCCTTCAAGAATGGCTTCGCGAATGGAAGTGACTAAAGCGCTGCGTTTCGTGTAA
- a CDS encoding ABC transporter permease, with product MSFIQKFALRNVGRNKRRSLLAVISVMLSIMLIIFLQGLIGGFLDNLVHNYTKNETGHIRIATKGFEERAKFFPVTENIQNPEQIIKAITDDESLNKKIKSISQRITFGVLLTNDGNNKQAVAYAGDPEIEKNLLMLQKSLLPGGRYLQNDDEAIVGKILADDLGYTLGDKISVMTQGSDYALHLKKFTIVGIFETGLTLYDEKLFQIPLEGAQDLLRMPGEAQQIVIMLDNYHESEKLAEDISSKVAKYDVIASAWSEIGGYAMWVDMAKSIYNWIYIIIAFLGAFIIANILMMVVLERRKEIGIIKSMGFTNGQVLSMFVNEGMLLGFMGSVVGAIIGIGIVTFLHYHGIDFSKMMGAIEFPMSNIIYLKINILNFIIAVLLGTIVSTIVSFFPSRRAEKMKIVDSLKSV from the coding sequence ATGTCATTTATACAGAAATTTGCATTAAGAAATGTGGGAAGAAATAAACGCCGCTCCCTGCTTGCAGTCATTTCAGTCATGCTGTCTATTATGTTGATCATATTTCTCCAGGGATTGATCGGTGGTTTTCTTGATAACCTTGTTCATAATTATACGAAAAATGAGACCGGACATATCAGAATTGCAACTAAAGGATTTGAGGAACGAGCAAAATTCTTTCCAGTTACAGAGAATATACAAAATCCAGAACAGATCATAAAAGCAATTACTGATGATGAATCACTGAACAAAAAGATAAAGTCGATCAGCCAGAGGATCACTTTTGGGGTGTTGCTGACAAACGATGGTAATAACAAACAGGCAGTTGCCTATGCAGGTGATCCTGAAATTGAGAAAAATTTACTCATGCTTCAGAAATCACTTCTGCCTGGAGGTAGGTACCTGCAAAATGATGATGAAGCAATTGTAGGTAAGATTTTGGCTGATGACCTTGGTTATACACTTGGTGATAAGATAAGCGTTATGACACAGGGAAGCGACTATGCTCTTCATCTGAAGAAATTCACGATCGTCGGTATCTTTGAAACTGGACTTACATTGTATGATGAGAAGCTGTTCCAGATACCGCTTGAAGGTGCGCAGGATTTACTTCGTATGCCGGGTGAAGCACAGCAGATCGTGATCATGCTGGATAACTATCACGAATCAGAGAAGTTAGCTGAAGATATTTCATCGAAAGTGGCAAAGTATGATGTCATCGCTTCGGCATGGTCTGAGATTGGCGGATATGCAATGTGGGTTGATATGGCAAAAAGTATCTACAACTGGATCTATATTATCATAGCTTTTCTCGGTGCATTCATTATTGCAAACATACTGATGATGGTTGTTCTCGAGCGACGAAAAGAGATCGGTATCATCAAATCGATGGGATTTACCAATGGTCAGGTACTTTCCATGTTCGTGAATGAAGGCATGCTGCTCGGATTTATGGGAAGTGTTGTTGGTGCGATCATCGGAATTGGTATTGTGACCTTCCTGCACTATCATGGCATTGATTTCTCAAAGATGATGGGTGCTATTGAGTTCCCCATGAGTAATATTATCTATCTCAAAATAAATATTCTCAATTTTATTATTGCAGTCTTACTGGGCACGATCGTTTCGACGATCGTAT